The stretch of DNA TACGGCGAAGGCGGCGAGAAATACCTCGATTTCGCCAGCGGCATCGCGGTCAATCTCCTGGGCCACAATCATCCCCATCTGACCAAGGCGATCCAGGATCAGGCGGCGAAGCTGATGCACGTCTCGAACCTCTACGGAAGCCCGCAGGGCGAAGCGCTCGCCAAGCGACTGACCGAGCTGACGTTCGCGGACACGGTCTTCTTTACCAATTCGGGGGCCGAGAGCGTCGAGTGCGCGATCAAGACGGTGCGTCGGTTCCACGTCGTCGACGGCAATCCGCAGCGCAAGGAAATCATCACCTTCAAGAACGCCTTCCACGGGCGCACGATGGCGACCGTCAGCGCGGCCAATCAGGAAAAGCTGCACGACGGGTTCGAGCCGCTTCTGCCGGGCTTCACTTACGTCGATTTCGACGATCTCGAAGGTGCGAAGGCGGCGATCAACGACCGCACTGCGGGTTTCCTGGTCGAGCCGATCCAAGGCGAGGGCGGCATCCGCCCGGCGAGCAAGGAATTCCTGCAGGGCCTGCGCAAGCTTGCCGACGATCATGGTCTTCTGCTGGCGCTCGACGAGGTGCAGTGCGGCGTGGGTCGCACGGGCACGCTCTACGCCTACGAACAGTATGATATCGTCCCCGACGTGCTCGCGAGCGCGAAGGGTCTGGGTGGCGGTTTCCCGATGGGGGCCTGCATGGCGACCGAACATGCCGCCAAGGGAATGACGTTCGGCACGCACGGATCAACCTATGGCGGCAATCCGCTCGCGATGGCGGCGTGCGAGGCCGTGCTGGACGTGGTCGCCGACCCCGAATTTCTTGCAGGCGTCCGGGCGACGGGGGAGCGACTGCGCGGTGCGCTCGAGCAGATGATCGGTAATCATCCCGACATGTTCACCGGTATCCGCGGCATGGGACTGATGCTGGGCGTGAAGATGCACGAGGATGTGGTCGCGCGTAGTTTCGTCGGCTGGCTGCGTGGCAAGGGGCTTCTGGCAGTTGCGGCGGGCGACAATGTCGTGCGCGTCCTGCCGCCGCTGAACATCACCGATGAGCATATTCGCGAATTCGTCGACACACTGTCGAGTGCGGCGGGGCAATATCATGCCGAAACCGCCAAGGAGACGGCGTGACCGACACACCGGGCCTGCCGCTCGACGAGGACGTCGTCGTCGGCGTGATCCTGCCGACGCGGGGTGCGCGCGGGCGGGTGACGCGTCTGACGAAGACGGTCGACGCGATCCTCGGACCGCACGCCTATCCCGAACGGATCGAACGCCTGCTGGCCGAGGCGCTGGCGCTCACGGCATTGTTCGGGTCGTTGCTCAAAGACGAGAAGGGCCAGATCACGATGCAGGCTCAGACGCAGGGCGGCATCGTTGAATTGCTGGTGTGTGACTGGCTGGCGGGCGAGTTGCGCGGTCATGTGAAATATGACGGCGACCGATTGGCCGAAGCCGGTCCGGACGTCAGCCTCGGCGACCTGTTCGGGAAGGGGTTTTTGGCGATCACGTTCGACCAGCCCAGCCGCAACGAACGCTATCAGGGCATTGCGCCGATCGAGGGAGCGACTCTCGGGGAGGTGGCGCAGAGTTATTTCGCGCAATCCGAGCAGATCCCGAGCCTGGTCCGGATTCACGCCGAGCGCGTCGCGACCGGTTGGCGCGTCGGCGCGCTGATGCTCCAGCATCTGCCCGAGGGCGAGGAAGGGCGCGAGCGGTTGCATACCAAGCTTGACCATCCCGACTGGCCGCACGTCGCCATTCTCGGCGGCAGCGTGAAGGATTCCGAACTGGTCGATACCGACCTGACGCTCGACGCGTTGGTGTGGCGGCTATTCCACGAGGAGGACGAGGTCAGGCTTTCCGATCCGGTGCGGCTGGCGAAGGGTTGCCGCTGCAGTCCCGATTACATCGCCAGCGTCATCGCGCGTTTCCCGGTGGACGAGCGCAAGGACATGGTCGCCGAGGACGGAATGATCCGCGTCGATTGCGCCTTTTGCGCTACGAGCTTCCCGATCGATCCCGATGCGGTGGCCGACACGGAGACGGACGAAGCTGGCTGATACCCCATTGTTTACCTGCGGTTCATCCCCATATCGATAGGGATGATGACGATGAAGCGTGCCATACTAGCGATGAGCGGATTGCTCTTTGCCGCCTCGGCGGCGACGGCGACGGTCGGCGGAAATGCCGATCGCCAAGCTCAGCCGCGTGTTCTCGCGCCCATCGAAGGCGGTCTCTGGGAGATCACGCAGCTGGGAAGCGACGCTCGCCCGCGGCGTCTGTGTCTTCGCGACGTCTCGGTCTTGGCGCAATACGAGCATATGGGCCGCGAATGCACCCGGGTGACGGTCAACGAAAGCGGCAAAAAGGCGCTGGTGCGCTATACCTGCACCGCCGGAGGTTTCGGAACGAGCGAATTCGAGGTGGTCACGCCGCGCTCGATCACCGTCAAGACGCAGGGCATCAAGAACGGCTATCCGTTCAATCGGACGCTGCTGGCCCGGCGCACGGGTTCCTGCTGACCGGTATCACGCCGCCGCTCTGACAGGGGTCGATCGCTCCCAGACGGCGAAGGCGTTCGATGGTCCGTCATGTTGACGATCGACCCGTTTGTCGTGAGGAAGAATTTTCCCTAAGGCGCGCGGCATGACGCTCTTCATTCTCAAGGCGGTGATTTCGGGACTGCTGGTGGCGACCATCAGCACGTTGGCGCAGCGTTGGCCGGGCTGGGGAGGTCTGCTCGCGTCGCTGCCGCTCGTCAGCCTGTTGTCGATCCTGTGGCTCTATGGCGAGACGCGCGATACGGAAAAGGTCGCCGCACTGGCGATGGGGGCATTCTGGTTTTTCCTTCCCTCGATCCCGATGTTCCTCATCATCCCGTTCATGCTGCGCTCGGGCCAGTCCTTCGGCCTGACGATCTCGGTCGCCGTCGCGGTGACGCTGGCCCTCTACGCAGGCTGGTCGCAGATCGCGCCGCGGATGGGGATCGTGCAATGACCGCCAAGGCCGTAATCCTTCTTTCGGGCGGGTTGGACTCGATGGTGTGCGCCGGCCTCGCCCGCGAGGCGGGAATGGCGATCCACGCGCTGACGATCGACTACGGGCAGCGGCACCGGGTGGAGCTGGAAGCGGCGCGGCGGATCGCCGAGGCGATGGGGGCGGCCGAGCATGTCGTCCTGCCGCTGGACCTGACCGTGTTCGGCGGGTCGGCGCTGACCGACGACATCGACGTGCCGAAGGGCGGGGTGGGGAACGAGATCCCCGTCACCTACGTCCCAGCGCGCAACACGGTGTTCCTGTCGCTGTGCCTCGCCTTCGCCGAGACGCGAGGGGCGAACGACATCGTCATCGGGGTGAACAGTCTCGACTATTCGGGCTATCCCGATTGCCGCCCCCAATTCATCGCCAAATTCGAGGAGCTGGCGCGGCTGGCGACCAAGGCGGGGGACGAAGGTGCCGAAATCCGCATCCGCACCCCGCTCCAGGACATGACCAAGGCCGACATCGCGCGCGAAGCGGACCGGCTGGGCATCGATGCGGGCATGAGCCATAGTTGCTACGATCCCATCGGGGACCGCGCCTGTGGGGCGTGCGATGCCTGTCGCCTGCGCGCGCGAGGGTTCGAGGAAGCGGGGCTGCCCGACCCGACGATCTACGCATGAGCCCGGGACGATCCACACCTCTTAAGTGGCGCTGGTGGGCGGAAAAGCTCGGGCCGGAATTGGCGATTTCCATCGATCACAATCGAGTCGAGGTTCGACACAATGGCACGATGACCTATGCCAACGCTCCCTTCTCTTGCGAGCATCTGCTCGTCAGCGAAGCCACATTTTTAGAAGAAGCACTTAATCGGGCAGTGACGAAGCACGGGCTCGGTCTTCGCTGGTGGGCCATGACGTTCGTAATCTCGCCGCCGAAAGTTCCCATCCACGGCATCGAGGCAAACGGGATTTTTCAGGCGGCTGAAATGGCAGGCGCAAATGCCGTCCGATGGGCTAGCGAGCCCACTTGGTGTCCGAACCATTCGACCTGGCAGGATCGATATGTAGATTACGCGAGGGAACGCCGGTGACCTATGCGGTCAAGGAAATGTTCCTGACGCTTCAGGGCGAGGGGATGCAGGCGGGGTCGCGGGCGGTGTTCCTGCGCTTCGCCGGGTGCAACCTGTGGAGCGGTCTCGAGCGCGACCGCGGGAAAGCGATCTGCCAGTTCTGCGATACGCAGTTCGTGGGAACCGACGGGGTCAACGGCGGGAAGTTTCGAGAAGCGGAGGCGTTGGCGGACGCGGTCGCGTCGCTATGGGGCGAAGGCTCGGCGGAACGGCTGGTCGTCTGCACGGGGGGCGAACCCCTGTTGCAACTCGATGCGGCCTTGATCGATGCGCTGCATAGCCGGGGTTTTCGGATCGCGGTCGAGAGCAACGGGACCATCGCCGCACCCGAGGGCATCGACTGGCTGTGCATCTCGCCTAAGGCCGGGTCGGAACTGAAGCAGACATCGGGCAACGAACTGAAGCTGGTTTGGCCCCAACCGTTCGACCTCGACAGGCTGGAGGCCCTCGACTTCGATCACTTCCTCTTGCAGCCGATGGACGGCGAGGCGGTCGATGCGGCGACGGAAGCCGCGATCGAACTGGTCATGGAACGGCCGAAATGGCGCGTGACGCTTCAGACCCACAAGGTGCTGGGACTGGCGTAGCAGCGAAGAAGGCGGCGCCTATTCCGCGCTCTCTTCGCTTTCCTCGCTGGTCGAATCGATGCCCGGCACGTCTTCGTCGGCGAGGCCCCCGTCATAATCGGTCGCGGCGTCGATCGCGGTGATGTCGCGCGGGGCGGGGGTTTCGAGTTCGGTAGCTTCGGGCTGGCCCTCGGTGGGGACGGTTTCCTCGGCCGTGTCGCCACCGCAGGCGGCGAGCGCCAGCAGGGGCAGAGCGAAAATGATGCGCATGTCAGTCTCCTTGGCTCTCGCCTAGCGCGGAGAGGAATTGGGGGAAATGCTTTTCGAGCGCGGTGTCGAGATCGGACATGGTGGCGCCGGTGCCGAGTTTTTCGAGGCTGGTAACGCCATAGTCCGCAATCCCGCAGGGCACGATGCCGCCGAAGTGGGAGAGGTCGGGCGCGACGTTGATCGAGAAGCCGTGCAGCGTAACCCACCGCTTCACCCGCACGCCGATGGCGCCGATCTTGGCTTCTTCCGCGCCCGACCCGGTCCAGATGCCGATGCGTCCGGGCTCGCGGCGGGCCGTCACGTCGAGCGTGCCGAGCGCGTCGATCATCCAGCCTTCCAGGGCGTGGACGAAGCGGCGGATGTCCTTGCCGCGCCGTGCGAGATCGAGATTGAGGTAACCGACCCGCTGTCCGGGACCATGATAGGTGTAGCGCCCGCCGCGGCCCGCATCGAAGACGGGAAAACCGTCCGGGTTGGTCAGCTCCGCCGGATCCGCACTGGTGCCGGCAGTAAATAATGGGGGATGTTCGAGTAGCCAGGCTCGCTCGTGCGCCCCGGTCTCGCGGATCGCGGCGGCGCGCGCCGTCATATCGGCGAGCGCATCCGCGTAGGAGACCGGCGTATCGGAGACGTGCCATTCGGGCTGCATGGGGCGCGATGTGCGATGACGCTTCGCGCTTGGCAAGAGCGCGCGGAACGTTAGGTTGCTCGATCGAACGAAGGGGAGCGAAGCATGGCGGGATTGTCGATCAGCAAGGCATGGGACGACGCGCGTCCGATCATCGCCCGCGACGGGCGGCTGATGTTCATCATCGCGCTTGCCACGGTGGTCCTGCCGCAAGCCATTCTGACACTGGTCGCGCCCGATAGCGGCGAGACGGTGGACGGGGCCGAAGGCTCGTCGTTCCTGCTCTTGGGGCTCAACCTGCTGCTGGCGCTGGTCAATGTCGTCGGGTCGATCGCCATCGCCACGCTCGCGCTGACGAAAGGCGCGAGCGTGGCGGACGGCCTGATGCGCGGGCTGCGGCGTCTGCTGCCGACGATCGGAGCGAGTTTCGTGCTGCTGATCGTCGTGATGGCTATCGTCTTCGGCCTCATGCTGATCGGATTTGCCGGATCGCTGCCCGATCTGTCCGATCCCGAGGCGATGCCGGAAGTCTCCGCGCTCGGCGTCTTCGCGGTACTGGCCATTTTACCAATTCTGCTGTTCGTGGGGGTACGGTTCATGATGATGACCCCGGTCATTGCGGCGGAGAACGAGGGCATCTTCGGGATCCTTCGGCGGACTTGGCGGCTGACGTCGGGCCATTTCTGGCGGCTGCTCGGATTTCTGATTCTGTTCGGGATCGGGGCCATCGTCTTCATCCTCGGAACGACGCTGGTCGGGGGGCTGCTGGTCAAACTCCTGCTCGGCGATCCCGATCCGCTCACCCCCGCTGCGCTGGTCATGGGACTGATCAGCGGGCTGGCGGCGGCAGTGATCACCATCGTCTATTCAACGATTCTCGCGCGACTCTATCTCCAGCTGGCGGGCAAGCCTGCCGATCCCGATGCGGAAGAATTACGGGCCGCGGACTGAGGATGTCTATTCCCACCGCGCGAGCGGGGGGAGGCTCATCAGGATGGCATCGGTGTTGCCGCCGGTCTTGAGGCCGAACAAGGTGCCGCGGTCGTAGAGAAGATTGAATTCAACGTAGCGTCCGCGGAAGTCCAGCAGCGCGGCCATGTCCTCGTCGGTGAAGTCGCTGTCCATGCGTTTGCGCACGATCCTCGGGAAGACGTCGAGGAACGCCTCGCCCACATCGCGTGTGAAGGCGAAATGCGGTTCGAACAGGTCGCCTTCCGCGTCCAGCCGGTCGTAGAAGATCCCGCCGACCCCGCGATGCCGCTGTCGATGGGGCAGATAGAAATAGTCGTCCGCCCATTTGCTGAACTTCTCGTAATAGGTCGGATCGTGCGCGGCGCAGGCTGCGCGCAGGCGGGCGTGGAACGCTTCCGTGTCGTCGTCATAGATCAGCGCCGGATTGAGGTCGGCGCCGCCGCCGAACCAGCGCTTCGACGTCGTGATCATCCGGGTGTTCATGTGCACGGCCGGGACATGAGGATTGGCCATATGGGCGACGAGGCTGATCCCGGTGGCGAAGAAGGAAGGATCCTCCTCGGTTCCGGGAATCGATTTGGCGAATTCCTCGCTGAAGGTGCCGTAGACCGTGGAGACGTTGACCCCGACTTTTTCGAAAACCTTGCCCTTCATCACCCCACGCACGCCGCCGCCGCCATCCTCGCCCGCGGCGTCCTCGCGGTCCCACGCAATATAGTCGAAACGCGCGTCGGATCCGGCCTCCTGCTCGATCGCTTCGAACGCGGTGCAGATGCGGGTGCGCAGCGCTTCGAACCAGTCGCGTGCTGCCTGTTGCTGGGGGTCTAGGGCTTGCATGGGGAGGGGGTTTAGTGAGGACGGGCGGACGCGCAAGGCCGCTTCGTCCCCCTGACCGAAATCATGCCTTGGCAAACGGGGCGAAGCGCGGCTATCAGGCGCCCAACCGAAGGGGTGGCGCCATGCCGGCGATCCGCCCCTGATGCACAAGAGACCTACGGGATTTTCGATGGCCACGACCGCACAACCTGAGCAGCCGGACCCCATGCTGAAGGAAGACGAAGCGACGCCGACCGATGGCGTCCGTCGTCGCGACTTCCTCGATATCGCCGCGCTGAGCTTCGGCGGGGTGGGGGTCGCCGCCGTGGTGCTGCCCCTCATCAACCAGATGAGTCCCGACGCCGACGTGCGCGCGCTGGCCTCGACCGAGATCGACGTCAGCCAGATCCAGCCGGGGCAGGCGATCAAGACCAGCTGGCGCAAGCAGCCGGTGTTCATCCGCAACCTGACGCAGGAAGAGATTGCCGAGGCCAATTCGGTCAACGTCAGCAGCCTTCGCGATGCGCAGACGCTCGACGAGCGCACGCAGGAAGGGCATCGCAACTTCCTTGTCACGCTGGGTGTCTGCACCCATCTCGGGTGCGTGCCGCTGGGCGTCGGCGAGGGCGAGAACAAGGGCGAGTTCGGCGGTTATTTCTGCCCCTGCCACGGGTCGCACTACGACACGGCGGGCCGCATTCGCAAAGGACCCGCGCCGACCAACCTGGTCGTGCCCGAATTCGAATTCGTCACCGACGACCTGATCCGCATCGGGTAGAGGACAAGAGGAAGCACCCCATGAGTTTCGCCTGGGCAAAGCCTTACGAACCCAAGACGCAGCTGGGCCACTGGGTGGACCAGCGCCTGCCGCTGCCGCGCATGATCTACGGCGCGGTCGGGGGCGGCTATCCGGTGCCGCGCAACCTCAACTATGCCTGGAACTTCGGTGTTCTGGCCGGCGTGTTCCTGATGATCCAGATCGTCACCGGCATCGTCCTGGCGATGTGGTACAACAGCCAGGTCGGCACGGCGTTCGGCTCGGTCGAGCACATCATGCGCGACGTCAACGCGGGCTGGTTCCTGCGCTACGCCCACGCCAACGGGGCGAGCTTCTTCTTCATCGTCGTCTACATCCATATCTTCCGCGGGCTGTTCTACGGCTCGTACAAGGCGCCGCGCGAACTCGTGTGGATGCTGGGGCTCGTCGTCTATCTTCTGATGATGGCGACCGCGTTCATGGGCTATGTCCTCCCCTGGGGGCAGATGAGCTATTGGGGCGCACAGGTCATCACGGGCTTCTTCTCGGCCTTCCCCTTCATCGGCGAACCGATCCGCGTGTGGCTGCTCGGTGGATACGTGCCCGACCAGCCGACGCTGACTCGTTTCTTCAGCCTTCATTACCTCCTGCCGTTCGTGATCGCGGGCACGGTGATCCTCAAGACCTGGGCGTTGCACATCCCGGGCTCGTCGAACCCGACCGGCGTGGACGTGAAGACCGAGAAGGACACGTTGCCCTTCCACCCCTTCTACACCGCCAAGGACGGCTGGTTCGTGCTGGCCTTTCTGATGGTCTACGTCGCGGTCACCTTCTTCCTGCCGAACGCGCTGGGTCATGCCGACAACTACATCGAGGCCGATCCGCTGGCGACGCCCGCGCACATCGTGCCCGAATGGTACTTCCTGCCCTTCTACGGGATCCTCAAGGCGTTCACCGCGGACTTCATCCTGCCGGCGAAGCTGTGGGGCGTGGTCGCCATGTTCGCGGCGATCCTCATCCTGTTCCTGCTGCCGTGGCTGGACCGTTCGCCGGTGCGATCGGGTCACTATCGCCCGCTGTTCAAGGTGTTCTTCGGCCTTCTGATCCTCGACGTGTTGCTGCTCGGCTGGGCCGGCGGCGCAGAGGTGACGCCGCTCACGGTCGCGATCATGCAGGTCGCCACCATGTATTATTTCGCGCACTTCCTCATCATCCTGCCGCTGATCTCGAAGTTCGAGAAGCCGATTCCGCTTCCCAATTCGATCTCGAAATCGGCGCTGCACGGCGAGGACGAGGAAAGTGCGCCCTACGGGCTCGCGCGGGCCTGACGACGACACGGGGACAAGAGACGATTTTATGGGTCAGCTGATCAAGTTCATTGGTATCCGCGGCTTCGCTTTCTTCGCGGGCGTGGGCGTCATCATCGTCCTGCTGTTTGCGATGATCGGCGATCTCGCGACCTATTTCAGCGCCGAGCCCGAGGAATCGGCCGAGCATGCGCTGCACAAATATCCCAAGGACGTGTCCTTCTCGTTCGACGGGCCGTTCGGGCGCTATGACGACGCCCAGCTGCAGCGCGGTCTGGCCGTCTATCAGAACGTCTGCGCCTCGTGCCACGGCATGCAGTATGTTGCGTTCCGCAATCTCGAGGAAATCGGGTACAGCGCCGAGGAAGTGAAGGCGTTCGCCGCCAACTGGGCGGTCGAAGTGCCGACCATCGATGCCGACACCGGCGAGGCCACGACCCGCCCCGCACTGCCGACCGACACCTTCCCGATGCCGTTCGAGAACGAGACCGCGGCGCGGCTCGCGAACAACAACGCCTATCCGCCCGACATGAGCCTGATCGTGAAGGCGCGTAGTGGTGGGGCCCCCTACATCTACTCGCTGCTGACGGGCTATCAGGAGCCCTATCAGGGCTATGAAGAGCCGGCAGCCGAGCTGGCGGAACGGTTCCCCGACGCAGCGCCGGGTCCGGGCCTGTATCACAACCCCTATTTCAAGAACCTCAATATCGCGATGCCCCCGCCGATCACGACCGACGGGCAGGTAAGCTATCCCGAGGGTGCGCCCGAACCGACCGTCGAGCAGATGGCGAAGGACGTGACCGCCTTCCTTGCATGGGCCGCCGAACCGCGGGCCGATACGCGCAAGAACGCCGGGACCGCGGTGCTCATCTTCCTCGCCTTCGCGACCGTGTTCGCCTATCTCAGCTATCGCCAGATCTGGGCCGAGGCGAAGCGCAAGGTCGTCGCCAAGGGTCCGCTCGATCCCGAGAACATGGCCGAGCGCGAAGAGGCCAAGGCCGAGGCGGCCGAGAAGGGCCGTGGGGTGAAGGGCTGAGGATTTCGCGGCTTTCGCGGATGATCCCGTCGGGGGCGTCCCGGTAATGGGCGACCTCGACCGATCCCCCGACCGCAATGCCGATCTTCGCGCGATGGTTCGGACCATCGCCGACTTTCCGAAGCCCGGCGTGCAGTTTCGCGACCTCACGACGTTGTTGCTCGATCCCGCCGGATTGAAGGCCAGCATCGAACGGTTGGTGGCGAGCGTCGCGGGTCCGATCGACCTGGTCGCCGCGATCGACGCGCGCGGGTTCGCGATCGGCGGCGCGGTCGCGCAAGCGATGGACGCGGGGCTGCTGCTCATCCGAAAGGACGGCAAGCTGCCGGGCGAGACGATTGCCGAGGCCTATTCGCTCGAATATGGCGAGGACCGGTTGGCGATGCATGTCGACGCCTGCGCTCCCGGCGCCCGCGTCCTGCTGGTCGACGATCTGATCGCGACGGGCGGGACTGCCGGTGCGGCTGCGACCCTGGTGGAGCGGGCCGGGGCCGAACTGGTGGGCGCACGTTTCCTGATCGACCTGCCCGATCTGGGTGGAAGCGCCCGGCTCCGCGAGCGCGGAGTCGAGACGTGGAGCCTGATGGAGTTCGCCGGCGACTAGGCCGGGCGGCGGCGCGTCATCACGTTGCTGGTAAAGCGCATGACTTCGACATCGTCCTGATTGAAAACGCTCGTGCGGGTCTTGTGCAGCCCGACGTCGGAGCGCGAGTTCATCGGGCGCTTTTCGAGCACCTCGGTCTCGAGCCGAAGCGTGTCGCCGGGGTAGACGGGCGTGAGCCATTTGAGGTCGTCGATGCCGGGCGAGCCGAGGCTGGCGATCTTCTGCGGTGCCATCCTGTCGACCAGCATGCGCATCGCCATGGCACCCGTGTGCCAGCCGGAGGCCGAGAGTTTACCGAATAGGCTCGCTTCGGCAGCCGCGTCGTCGAGGTGGAAAGGCTGGGGATCGTAGGCGCTCGCGAAATCGATCACTTCCTCGCGGGTGACCTTGTAGGCGCCGAAACGATCGATACGACCGACGTCGATGTCCTCCCAGAAGACGCGATCGTCAGACATTGAACTTGAACAGCATCACGTCGCCGTCCGAGACCACATAGTCCTTGCCTTCCTGGCGCAGCTTGCCGGCGTCGCGCGCCGCGCTTTCGCCGCCCAGCGACACATAGTCATCGAAGGCGATGGTTTCGGCGCGAATGAAGCCGCGTTCGAAGTCGGTGTGGATCTCGCCGGCCGCCTGCGGCGCGCGCGCACCGCGGAACACTGTCCAGGCGCGTGCTTCCTTGGGGCCGGCGGTGAAAAAGGTGTGGAGATTGAGAAGCTCGTAGCCCGCGCGGATGATCCGGTTGAGGCCGGTTTCTTCGAGGCCCATCTCGCCGAGGAACTCCAGTCGTTCCTCGCGCTCCATCCCGACCATGTCGGCCTCAATCGCGGCGGAGACGATCACGGCCTCCGCACCTTCGGCTTCGGCTTTCTCGAAGACACGCTTGGAGAAATCGTTGCCGGTGGCGGCATCCTCCTCGTTCACGTTACAGACGTAGAGGACGGGCTTTGCGGTCAGAAGCTGCGCCTGTGCGAACTGCTTGGCCTCTTCCTCGTCGTTGATGTCGGTGAGACGCGCGGGCTTGCCTTCGCGCAGGAGATCGAGCGCCTTGCCGAGAACGGCCGCCGTGATCTTCGCTTCCTTGTCACCGCCGGTGGCGCGCTTCTGCGCGTTGGGGACGCGTTTCTCGAGGCTTTCCATGTCGGCGAGGAGGAGTTCGGTCTCGACCACTTCGGCATCGGCGATCGGATCGACGTGGTTGGAGACGTGCTGGATGTCGTCGTCCTCGAAACAGCGCAACACGTGGACGATGGCGTCGACCTCGCGGATGTTGGCGAGAAACTGGTTGCCGAGGCCCTCGCCCTTGGACGCGCCTTTCACGAGACCCGCGATGTCCACAAAGGCAAGCTGGGTCGGCACGACCTTCGCCGACTTGGCGATCTCGGCGATGCGATCGAGGCGCGCGTCCGGAACCGCGACCTGGCCGACGTTGGGCTCGATCGTGCAGAAGGGATAGTTTGCGGCTTGCGCCGCCTGTGTTTCGGTCAGTGCGTTGAAGAGGGTCGATTTGCCCACGTTGGGCAGTCCGACGATGCCGCATTTGAAACCCATGATGTCGTCTTTTCCGTCTGTCGCGAGCGAAGTCGAAGGACCGCTCTTCCTTGCAGCCGCCGACGTAGAGAAAGGACGGTCCTTCGACAAGCGCCGGTCGCGGGGATAGGGGGGAAGCATGGGAGATCGGACCAGAAGCAGCAGCGGCGCGACCTGGGCGACCGTCCTTATCAATCAGATGGCTTTCGCGGGCGCCGGATGGTGGTGGGCCGGTCGGCAGGGGCTGTCGCTGACGCAGGATCTCGCGCCGAGTGTCGACGCAGTGGCGATGGGACTGGCTGCGGCGGTGGGACTATATGGCGCGATCCTCCTGTCGAGATCGCTGTTGCCCGCGGTTTGGCGCGACCTGGATGCTCTGGTGCGCAAGATCTACGCCGAGAGCGGGTTGCCGCTGACGTGGCCCGCGATCCTCTTGCTCGGAACGGCGGCGGGGATCGGCGAGGAAATTCTCTTTCGCGGCGCGCTGCAGGGCTGGCTGGCGCAGGACTGGCCGATCATCGCGGCGGTGGCGTTGCCATCGGTCCTGTTTGCGCTGTTGCATCCCTACAGCCTCGCCTATGTCGCATATGCCTTCGTGATCGGCTGCCTACTGGGCCTCTTGTACGTCGTGACCGGAAGCCTCCTCGCCGTAGTCATCGCGCACGGTTTCTACGACGTGCTGGCGCTCGCCAAGCTCAAGCGAGTCGTCGAGGAGGATGCCGAGGCGTCAGCCTAGGTCGTTCTTCTGCACCGCCTGTACCGCGTCTCCCCAACGCGGGCTTTGTCCGATCCATCCCACCTGCGTCTTGGCGCTGACCAAATTGATCTCGGTCTGCGGTTTGCCGCCGGGATGGACGGGCACGCGCAGCGGCCGCTCGGAAGCGGGCATCGCGACGACGGCACCGATGGCACGGGCGACGTCGAGCACCTCGGCACTGCGGCCCGATCCGTCCTCGTTGCCCATGGCATCGACGATATCGGGATAGCCGGCCTTGTGGATGGGTTCGGCGCGGTCCTTCAACGCATTGGTATAGCGGTTGCGATTGACCCAGATCTCCGTCGGATAGCCGCCGGGCTGGATGATCGTGGAAGTGATGCCATGGGTGTGAAGCTCGTAGCCATATTGCTCCGCCATCGCCTCGACCGCGAACTTGCAGGGGCTGTAGAGCCCAGAAGCGGGCACGATCACGCGGCCGAGCTGCGAGGAGATGAAGAAGAGCGCACCCGAACCCGCCGCGCGCATC from Sphingomicrobium sp. XHP0239 encodes:
- the queE gene encoding 7-carboxy-7-deazaguanine synthase — protein: MTYAVKEMFLTLQGEGMQAGSRAVFLRFAGCNLWSGLERDRGKAICQFCDTQFVGTDGVNGGKFREAEALADAVASLWGEGSAERLVVCTGGEPLLQLDAALIDALHSRGFRIAVESNGTIAAPEGIDWLCISPKAGSELKQTSGNELKLVWPQPFDLDRLEALDFDHFLLQPMDGEAVDAATEAAIELVMERPKWRVTLQTHKVLGLA
- a CDS encoding DUF3147 family protein, which codes for MTLFILKAVISGLLVATISTLAQRWPGWGGLLASLPLVSLLSILWLYGETRDTEKVAALAMGAFWFFLPSIPMFLIIPFMLRSGQSFGLTISVAVAVTLALYAGWSQIAPRMGIVQ
- the lipB gene encoding lipoyl(octanoyl) transferase LipB, with the translated sequence MQPEWHVSDTPVSYADALADMTARAAAIRETGAHERAWLLEHPPLFTAGTSADPAELTNPDGFPVFDAGRGGRYTYHGPGQRVGYLNLDLARRGKDIRRFVHALEGWMIDALGTLDVTARREPGRIGIWTGSGAEEAKIGAIGVRVKRWVTLHGFSINVAPDLSHFGGIVPCGIADYGVTSLEKLGTGATMSDLDTALEKHFPQFLSALGESQGD
- a CDS encoding aspartate aminotransferase family protein, which encodes MSFPALMPVYPRCEVRPVKGEGPYLYGEGGEKYLDFASGIAVNLLGHNHPHLTKAIQDQAAKLMHVSNLYGSPQGEALAKRLTELTFADTVFFTNSGAESVECAIKTVRRFHVVDGNPQRKEIITFKNAFHGRTMATVSAANQEKLHDGFEPLLPGFTYVDFDDLEGAKAAINDRTAGFLVEPIQGEGGIRPASKEFLQGLRKLADDHGLLLALDEVQCGVGRTGTLYAYEQYDIVPDVLASAKGLGGGFPMGACMATEHAAKGMTFGTHGSTYGGNPLAMAACEAVLDVVADPEFLAGVRATGERLRGALEQMIGNHPDMFTGIRGMGLMLGVKMHEDVVARSFVGWLRGKGLLAVAAGDNVVRVLPPLNITDEHIREFVDTLSSAAGQYHAETAKETA
- a CDS encoding DUF3617 domain-containing protein, whose translation is MKRAILAMSGLLFAASAATATVGGNADRQAQPRVLAPIEGGLWEITQLGSDARPRRLCLRDVSVLAQYEHMGRECTRVTVNESGKKALVRYTCTAGGFGTSEFEVVTPRSITVKTQGIKNGYPFNRTLLARRTGSC
- a CDS encoding Hsp33 family molecular chaperone HslO, with amino-acid sequence MTDTPGLPLDEDVVVGVILPTRGARGRVTRLTKTVDAILGPHAYPERIERLLAEALALTALFGSLLKDEKGQITMQAQTQGGIVELLVCDWLAGELRGHVKYDGDRLAEAGPDVSLGDLFGKGFLAITFDQPSRNERYQGIAPIEGATLGEVAQSYFAQSEQIPSLVRIHAERVATGWRVGALMLQHLPEGEEGRERLHTKLDHPDWPHVAILGGSVKDSELVDTDLTLDALVWRLFHEEDEVRLSDPVRLAKGCRCSPDYIASVIARFPVDERKDMVAEDGMIRVDCAFCATSFPIDPDAVADTETDEAG
- the queC gene encoding 7-cyano-7-deazaguanine synthase QueC; its protein translation is MTAKAVILLSGGLDSMVCAGLAREAGMAIHALTIDYGQRHRVELEAARRIAEAMGAAEHVVLPLDLTVFGGSALTDDIDVPKGGVGNEIPVTYVPARNTVFLSLCLAFAETRGANDIVIGVNSLDYSGYPDCRPQFIAKFEELARLATKAGDEGAEIRIRTPLQDMTKADIAREADRLGIDAGMSHSCYDPIGDRACGACDACRLRARGFEEAGLPDPTIYA